DNA from Gemmatimonas sp.:
CCGTGCTGAGTGAGATCAACGCCTTGCGTACCACCGACGGCGCGCCGAACACCATGCACTATTACGGCGTGCTCAAGGTGTCGTATACCAGCGGCATCGCCGGCTATGGCTACGTGCCCGGACGCGCCGCGATCGGCTGGGATTATCTGCCCAGCGGAGATCGTGTGGCCGCGCACGAGTGGGGGCACAACTTCTCGAGACAGCATGCGCCTTGTAGCACATCGGGAGACACCAGCTATCCCTACGCGGGCGGTGTGATCAACTTCTGGGGTTGGAACAGCTTGTCGAACACGCTGGTGTCGCCCACTTGGACCGATGTGATGGGCTATTGCGGCAATCAGTGGATCAGCGACTACAACTGGGCGGCCGTGATGCAGTACCGCAGCACCTCCGGCGGCGTCTCGTCTGCCGACGCGCCTGGTGAGGGATTGCTGGTGTGGGGACGCGTGGTGAACGGACAGATCCGGCTCGAACCGGCATTTCGGGTGAACGCCCCGGCCACTGCCGGGACCACGTCGGCGTCGCATCGTCTCGAGCTGCTCGATGCCGATGGCACGGCGCTGCTCGATACGCCAGTCGACGCGCAGCGCGTGGACCATGCGACCGCATCCGACGAACGGCAGTTCGCCGTGATCGTGCCGTGGAGCAGCGCGCTCGAGGCGAGACTGGCCTCGATCAGGGTGCGCGACGCTCGTTCCCCCTTGTCAGCCGTATCGCGCAAGAGCGCCCGGGTGACGGCGCCCGGGAGCGGCGGCACCGGCGGCACGCAAATCGCCCCTTTGCTCCAGGCTCAGGTGGATCGCACCGCCGAGGGCCGGGCGCGTGTCACGTGGAACAGCTCGGCCTATCCTATGGCCATGGTGCGTGACGCGTCGACGGGCGCGTTGATGGGCTTCGTGCGGCGCTCCGGCGACGCGGTCGTGACCGGCGGTCGGGCGGTCGAGGTGGTGTTCTCCGACGGAGTGCGCACAGTTCGCCGGTAGCGTGTGTTTTCCGCTACTTTTCCTGTGCTCTCCCTAGAACACGTCTATCCCCGACTATCATGGCTTTGTTCGACGTCATCATTCTTGGCGGCGGTCCCGCCGGCTACGTCTGCGCCATCCGCTGTGCCCAGCTGGGCATGCAGGTGGCCGTTATCGAACGTGAAGCACTCGGCGGCACCTGTGTGCTGTGGGGCTGCATTCCGGCCAAATCGCTGCTCGAAAGCGCCGGCCTCGCGGTAAAACTCGGCAAGGCGGCCGAACACGGCATCACCATCGACGGCATCACGCTCGACTTCGGTCCGGCGATGAAGCGCTCACGCAGCATCAGCGCTCAGAACTCCAAGGGCGTCGAGTTCCTGTTCAAGAAATACAAGGTGCAGTGGATCCGCGGTGAAGGCGTCATCGAGAAGGCCAAAAAGGTGAGCGTGACGCTGGCCGACGGAAAGAAGGAGACCCACGAGGCCAAGAAGGCCGTCGTGATCGCTACCGGATCACGCGTGAAGGGGCTGCCGCAGGCCGGTCTCGAACTCGACAAGAACGTCGTGCTGTCCAGCGATGATGTGCTCGTGGCGGAGAAGGCTCCGGCATCGATGGTGGTGGTGGGTGCTGGTGCGGTCGGCGTGGAGTTCGCCGATGTGTTCGCTGCCTTCGGTACGAAGGTCACGATGGTCGAAGTCGCCCCCACGATTCTTCCGATCGAAGACGCCGATTGCAGCGCTGAGCTGGCGAAGGCGTTCAAGAAGCGGAAGATCGAGGTGCTCACCGGCGCCAAGCTCACCAGCACCAAGGTCACCAAGACCGGCGCCACGCTAGTGGTCGAAGCGGGCGGCAGCACGCACACGCTGGAAGTCGAGAAGGTGCTCGTGGCGGCCGGTCGCGCGCCGAACGTCGAGAAGATCGGTCTCGAGACGGTCGGTATCGCGAAGTCGGAGCGCGGCTTCGTGAAGATCAACGCGAAGTTCGAGACCAACGTGGCAGGCTATTACGCCATCGGTGACGTCGCTGGCAATCAGATGCTGGCTCATAAGGGCTCACGCGAAGGGCACGTGCTGGCCGATCTGCTGGGCGGCGAGCATCCGCATCTCGTGAATTACAACAACATTCCGAGCTGCACCTACTGTCATCCGGAAGTCGCCAGCATCGGACTCACCGAGCAGGCATGCAAGGATCAGAAGCTCGATTACAAAGTGGGCAAGTTCCCGTTCTCGGCGAACGGCCGCGCGCGCACCAGCGGAGAGACCGACGGCTTCGTGAAGATCATTCGCGACGCCAAGTACGGTGAAATCCTCGGCGCGCACATTGTCGGCGCGCATGCGACCGAAATGATTCACGAGCTCGTGGTCGCCCGCGAAAACGAGTTCACGGTCGAAGAGATCGACCTCGCGATCCACGCCCATCCCACGCTCAGCGAAGCGATTGGCGAGGCGGTACTGGATTCGTTGGGCAAGATGATACACGCCTAGTCTGACAACTGCGAAGTAGGGGGTACGGGGTACGGGGTATGGGGTACTTCCTTCTCCGTACTCCCTACCCCTTACTGTTTTTTATGCTGTTGTATTGCCTAGATCTCGGCCTCACCCCGTACGACGCTGTATGGGCGCTCCAAAAGCGCGCGGCGTTAGCGCGGAGCGCGGGCACGCTCGATCAAGACCTGCTCATTCTGGTGCAGCATCCTCCGGTGGTGACGCTGGGGCGGAGTACGAAGCCCGGCAATCTGTTGGTGACACCCGAGTATCTGGCCTTGCGCGGCGTGGAGCTGCGCGATGTCGAGCGCGGTGGCGACGTGACCATCCACGAGCCGGGGCAATTGGTGGCCTACCCCATCATTGATCTCAAGCGCCACAAACAGGACCTGCACTGGTACCTGCGTCAGGTCGAGGAGTCGATCATCGTAGCGCTCCGCGCCTTTGGCCTCGAGACGGGTCGCGTGGCAGGCCTTACCGGCGTCTGGCGCGAGGATTCCGCCGGGCGGCGAAAGCTGGCCAGTATCGGCGTGCACGCGCGTGACTGGGTCACCTGGCATGGGGTGGCACTCAACGTGGAGAACGATCTCTCCACCTTTGAGCACGTGGTACCGTGTGGCATCGACGAGGTGCAGATGAGCACCGTGGCGCGCGAATGTGCCGCCGCCGGTTTGGTGGTACCGTCGTTCGGCGAAGTATCGGAGGCCGTGGCCGCCGGTGTGGCGTCGGTGTTTAGGCTGACTCCCGTGCGATCCACGTTTCAGGGCATCGACGCGATGATCTGACTCCGCGCACCTTCAGCTCGTAGTCATGGGTGCACAACGGGGCCGCTCTCCAGGAGAGCGGCCCCGTTTCACGTGCGGTTCGAGCTGATGGCCGGCCCTACTTGCCGCCCGACTGCGCCTTACTGATCGAATCAAGTCGTTCCCGGCCGCGAATGGCGTTCGGGATGCCCGCCTTGGTGGCGAATTCCTCGTAGAAGCTCCACCCGCCACCCTGGAACTTCCCGTCCTTCAGGACAACGGGCGTTTCAGTGACCTTGGCGATGGCGTCTTCAAGCGTGCCCGGTTCCTCACGGTACCAAATCACGTCGACTTTTCCGCCTCCCGCGATGTAGGTCTGCCGGCGGAATCCGCCGATCAATCGCAGTGAATCGGCCGGCAGCGGCGCCGTGAGCGGTCCTGAGCCCAGCTCGGCGACGACCTGCTCGATGGTGCCTTCCTTGGGAATCTTCTTGATTTTGGCCGCACCGAGGTCGGAGCTACAGGCGGCCAGTGACGCGAGAACGAAAGTGACAAGCGCGAGTCGCGCTGTTTTGACAAAACGAGTGTGCATAGCCTGACGAAAGGGTAAGACGGAGAATACGTCGAAAGACCGCAAACGCAAATGGGGGGGAGGCCCGAAGGCCTCCCCCCCACCTTCATGCGTCATGCGAGTTACGGCGTGACGGTCGAAGCAGAAACACTTGTGTTCGTCGACAGCGCACGGCCCTTGAGGACCGTCGGAGCGGCGAACGTTCCACCCGTGCCGACCGCGATGAAGCGGCGACCAGAGACCGAGCTCAGGGCAGCAGGCGTGTTCAGGCTGCTGGCACCGTTGACCGGCTGCGTGAGACGGTAGGTCCACACGCGGGTCGTGCCGTTGTCGGCGATGTACACCGGGCCCGCGCCAGTCGGCGAGACGCTCGGTGACGTCTTCGCATCGACGTTTCCGATGTACTGCCAGTTACCCGCCAGCAGCTCGTAGAAGTCGACGCGATCGAACGGCGAGTTGATCTGGTTCGTGGTGGCCGTCACAATCGCCTTGAGACCCGTTGCCGGGGCATTCCACTGCACGATACCCTGGCCCAGCGTCCAGCTGACGAGGTTCGGGTTGGCCGTGTTCCACGTCTGCGTGTCGTTGCCGACGTTCGCCGAGAGGAGCGCAACACCCGAGCCGACGCCGACATAGAAGCCGGAGTTGAGGCCAGCAGCATTCACAATGCGCGCCGTAACAGTGTCCGGGCGGTTGTTGCTTGCCGCGGCCAATGCACCAGCTGCATCAGTCTGCTCGATGTTCGTGTAGTAGTTGATGCCCGACGTGAACGGCGTACCGACCGTAATGTTGCCATTCAGGCCGATCACATCGTTGAAGCGGGCGTTATACAGCGTGGCCGGGAAGAGCAGGTTCGCGTCGGTCGTACCATCGGTCAGACCGCTGTACGAGGCACGGAAGTTGGTAAAGTGCGCTTCAACCAGTCCCGTGACATTCGGCGTGAACATGTTCGGGCCCGCGGCCGTGACCGTACCCGGGAGACCGAGGCCGGTGATCGTCGGCAGCGTGACGCTATGCAGCACGCGGCGGATGCCCGTGAAGCTGGCGTTACCAGCGCGGTCGATGACCGACGCGCGGTAGGTGTAGTAGCCTTCCGTGGCGATGTTCGAGCCAAGGACGCGGGTGATCGGACGGTAGCCGTCAGACATCGCCGTGCCGAGGAACGCAGGCGCCATGGTGCAATTCGGGGCGGTGATGAACGCCGATCCGATACCACCCAGCAAGGCCGTGAAGGCCGTACCGACAACGCAGGAACCGTTCGGCGAAGCCTGATTGGCACGCGCCAGATAGTGCTCGGCGGTGTTCAGGCCCGAGCGCTCGTCGAGCGCTTCGGCGCCGAAAATCGTGTCGGTCGCGAGCGGAGCCGCGAGGAACGAAGCGGCCGTGAAGAGCGACTGATTCGGCGGTCCACCAGCTACCGTCGTGTACGTCGTCGTGTCCAGAGCCGAACCCGGGCCCTGTCCCGGCGTCGCCGGAACCGGCGACGTGCCGCCGATTGCAGAAGCCGAGTAACGGATTGCCGGGGCAATGTTGTCGATAGCGAACTGCGCCGTCGTCGTCGTACCCGTGTTGCCGAGCTGGTCGTTACCCGTGGCC
Protein-coding regions in this window:
- the lpdA gene encoding dihydrolipoyl dehydrogenase, with product MALFDVIILGGGPAGYVCAIRCAQLGMQVAVIEREALGGTCVLWGCIPAKSLLESAGLAVKLGKAAEHGITIDGITLDFGPAMKRSRSISAQNSKGVEFLFKKYKVQWIRGEGVIEKAKKVSVTLADGKKETHEAKKAVVIATGSRVKGLPQAGLELDKNVVLSSDDVLVAEKAPASMVVVGAGAVGVEFADVFAAFGTKVTMVEVAPTILPIEDADCSAELAKAFKKRKIEVLTGAKLTSTKVTKTGATLVVEAGGSTHTLEVEKVLVAAGRAPNVEKIGLETVGIAKSERGFVKINAKFETNVAGYYAIGDVAGNQMLAHKGSREGHVLADLLGGEHPHLVNYNNIPSCTYCHPEVASIGLTEQACKDQKLDYKVGKFPFSANGRARTSGETDGFVKIIRDAKYGEILGAHIVGAHATEMIHELVVARENEFTVEEIDLAIHAHPTLSEAIGEAVLDSLGKMIHA
- the lipB gene encoding lipoyl(octanoyl) transferase LipB; this encodes MLLYCLDLGLTPYDAVWALQKRAALARSAGTLDQDLLILVQHPPVVTLGRSTKPGNLLVTPEYLALRGVELRDVERGGDVTIHEPGQLVAYPIIDLKRHKQDLHWYLRQVEESIIVALRAFGLETGRVAGLTGVWREDSAGRRKLASIGVHARDWVTWHGVALNVENDLSTFEHVVPCGIDEVQMSTVARECAAAGLVVPSFGEVSEAVAAGVASVFRLTPVRSTFQGIDAMI